The genome window CACGTATTTCTCACTGTTTCCTGTGACCAGATACTGCAAGATGTTTGCAGATGGCGTCGTGATTCCGAGCCCGGACATGCGACCGGTCGCTTCGCTCAACGGCCAAGCCAGCATAGCGATCAAGCCTACGAGAATCGCTGTCACGAATGGATGCCAGCGCTTTTCAAACAACAGGTGAGACAGTCCGCTGCGCTTTGCTCGCAAAGCAGGGATAGCCACTTTCGGCTTGCGCAGCTGTTTGACAACCAACAATACCGTGATGGCTGCCAGGATCAGAACAAACGGCCAAACCGACAGGCCAAAGGTCGCCGGGATGGAATTGGTCGGCAAGGTGTAGACTTTGAAAGCGTCATTCAATGGAACCAGCACACCGCTTTTCATGACAGCACTCATCAGCATGTACCCGAACAAGGCGATCCAGCTGCCAATCAAGCCTTCCCCTGCGCGATACCAGGTACCTGTCGCACATCCACCCGCGAGGACAATCCCTATCCCAAAAACAAAGGACCCGACGATCGTGCCCAGCCAAGCAAACCCGCCTGCCTTGAACTCAATCAATCCCAACTGGATAAGTGCGAATACGCCTATACTTTGAATGGCTATCGCTATCAGCAAAGCGTAAAACATCCGATAATCCTTCGTTAAAAACATATCCCGGAAGCCGCCCGTCAAGCAAAAGCGACCTCGTTGCATGACAAAACCGAGCAATGCTCCGCACAACAAACCCGTAAAAATCATTTGTCCCAACTTTTTTGCCCTCCACCCGTATAATTCCAAGTAAACTTATGAAGATTA of Brevibacillus choshinensis contains these proteins:
- a CDS encoding YeeE/YedE family protein, which produces MIFTGLLCGALLGFVMQRGRFCLTGGFRDMFLTKDYRMFYALLIAIAIQSIGVFALIQLGLIEFKAGGFAWLGTIVGSFVFGIGIVLAGGCATGTWYRAGEGLIGSWIALFGYMLMSAVMKSGVLVPLNDAFKVYTLPTNSIPATFGLSVWPFVLILAAITVLLVVKQLRKPKVAIPALRAKRSGLSHLLFEKRWHPFVTAILVGLIAMLAWPLSEATGRMSGLGITTPSANILQYLVTGNSEKYVNWGVFLVLGILVGSFLVAKASREFRFRAPDAKTTVSSFSGGILMGFGASLAGGCSIGNGLVMTAMMTWQGWVSLIFIILGTWTASYFVYVRPRIQAKKQHSASMTTA